From the genome of Brevundimonas sp. NIBR11:
TCCTGTTCCACTACGTCGACGGCGGCGCCTATGCGGAACAGACCCTGCGTCGGAATGTCGAAGACTGGGGCGACGTGCCTCTGCGCCAGCGGGTGCTGGGCGGAGTCGGCGAGGTCGATCTGACGACACGGCTGTTCGACGACATTCTGAGCCTACCGGTCGTGCTGGCGCCCGTGGGCCTGACCGGCATGTACGCCCGGCGCGGCGAGGTGCAGGCGGCTAAGGCGGCGGCCGCGCGCGGCGTGCCCTTCACCCTGTCCACCGTCTCGGTCTGCCCGATCGAGGAGGTGGCGCCCGCCATCGATCGGCCGATGTGGTTCCAACTCTATGTCCTGCGCGACCGGGGCTTCATGCGGAACGCGCTGGAGCGAGCGAAGGCGGCCGGCGTGAAGACGCTCGTCTTCACCGTCGACATGCCCGTGCCGGGGGCCCGCTATCGCGACGCCCATTCGGGCATGAGCGGGCCGAACGCCGAGGTGCGCCGGATGGTGCAGGCGATGACCCATCCGGCCTGGGCCTGGGACGTGGGTCTGCGCGGCACGCCGCACGACTTGGGCAATGTGTCGCGCTACCTCGGCAAGGCCACGGGGCTGGCCGACTATATCGGCTGGCTGGGCGCCAATTTCGATCCGTCGATCTCGTGGAAGGATCTGCAGTGGATCCGCGACTTCTGGGACGGGCCGATGATCATCAAGGGGATCCTCGACCCTGAGGACGCGAAGGATGCGGTCAGCTTTGGGGCCGACGGGATCGTGGTGTCGAACCATGGCGGGCGTCAGTTGGACGGTGTCCTGTCCTCAGCCCGCGCCCTGCCTGCCATCGCCGATGCGGTGAAGGGCAAGCTGACGATCCTGACCGACTCGGGCATCCGCAACGGGCTCGACGTCGTCCGCGCTCTGGCGCTGGGCGCCGATGCGGTGATGCTGGGCCGGGCCTTCGTCTATGCGCTGGCGGCCGGCGGACAGGCGGGGGTCGAGACCCTGCTGGACCTGTTCGCGAAGGAGATGCGGGTCGCCATGACCCTGACCGGCTCTAACAAGATCAGCGATATCGGGCCGGACGCGATCGCCCGGCCCTAGTCTCGTCAGCGGCCGATGTAGTTGCCGTAGCCGATGATGACGGTGGCCAGAACCAGAAGGCCGATGCCGGAGAAGACCATCAGACGCGCCTTGGTCGGGGCGCCCTTCCACTCCTTGAAGGCGAAGCCCCACAGAGCGCCGAAGATGATGATGCTGGCCATGTGCAGGGTCCAGGACGAGAAGCCGAAGCGACCCATCTGGCTCTCGCCCATCGTGTAGAAGAAGAACTGGAAGTACCAGATCGTGCCGGCCACGGCCGAGAACAGGTAGTTCAGGGCCAGCGGCAGTTTGCCGGCGACGGGCATGGAGGGATCCTCCGGCGCCATCTTGCCGACGAACTGACCGGCCGACCTGTTGCGCGCGATCAGGACGCCGCACCAGACGGCGTTGGTGATCAGGCCGCCGAACATGACGATGCACAGGACCGGCAGACCGACCCAGAGCGGACCCGTGCCGGCCGCGGCGCTGAGCTGACGGATCGGCTCGCCCGCCGCGAGTCCAAAGGCGAAGCAGGACGACATGACGCCTGAAAAGATCGCGACGCCGATGCCCTT
Proteins encoded in this window:
- the rhaT gene encoding L-rhamnose/proton symporter RhaT → MPANPFIGVLFHWLGGLAAASFYVPYRSVKRWSWEIYWITGGVFSWVVAPWFFASIQTQDLMGVLSATPSSTIGYCVLFGCLWGFGGLTYGLTMRYLGLSLGMAVVLGLCTVFGTLIPPIFQGTFYDNLIGSPSGNVILLGLLVTLLGIIVVAMAGAKKGEPVDNAAIAEFDFRKGIGVAIFSGVMSSCFAFGLAAGEPIRQLSAAAGTGPLWVGLPVLCIVMFGGLITNAVWCGVLIARNRSAGQFVGKMAPEDPSMPVAGKLPLALNYLFSAVAGTIWYFQFFFYTMGESQMGRFGFSSWTLHMASIIIFGALWGFAFKEWKGAPTKARLMVFSGIGLLVLATVIIGYGNYIGR
- the lldD gene encoding FMN-dependent L-lactate dehydrogenase LldD, whose protein sequence is MIISSPGDFREAARRKLPPFLFHYVDGGAYAEQTLRRNVEDWGDVPLRQRVLGGVGEVDLTTRLFDDILSLPVVLAPVGLTGMYARRGEVQAAKAAAARGVPFTLSTVSVCPIEEVAPAIDRPMWFQLYVLRDRGFMRNALERAKAAGVKTLVFTVDMPVPGARYRDAHSGMSGPNAEVRRMVQAMTHPAWAWDVGLRGTPHDLGNVSRYLGKATGLADYIGWLGANFDPSISWKDLQWIRDFWDGPMIIKGILDPEDAKDAVSFGADGIVVSNHGGRQLDGVLSSARALPAIADAVKGKLTILTDSGIRNGLDVVRALALGADAVMLGRAFVYALAAGGQAGVETLLDLFAKEMRVAMTLTGSNKISDIGPDAIARP